One Mercurialis annua linkage group LG3, ddMerAnnu1.2, whole genome shotgun sequence DNA window includes the following coding sequences:
- the LOC126675499 gene encoding uncharacterized protein LOC126675499: protein MKMASTSFISFLILFILLNVRSSTAILTHQGKEKIVAAKDVLNSAAMAIEVTSKLRLEGRKIMRMRRVLVKEMKDEVLNTEQGIISGAAHGQLNNRMVGFTTFSSDYHVPKSHPPKNNR, encoded by the exons atgaaaatggCGTCCACAAGTTTTATTAGCTTTCTAATTTTGTTCATTCTGCTCAATGTAAGAAGCTCAACTGCCATACTTACCCACCAAG GCAAGGAGAAAATAGTCGCTGCTAAAGATGTTCTTAATTCTGCTGCCATGGCTATTGAAGTAACTAGCAAATTACGGCTTGAAGGGAGGAAAATAATGAGGATGAGAAGGGTATTGGtgaaagaaatgaaagatgAAGTCTTAAATACAGAACAAGGCATAATTTCAGGTGCTGCTCATGGTCAATTGAATAACAGAATGGTTGGTTTTACAACTTTCAGTTCAGATTATCATGTCCCCAAATCTCATCCGCCCAAAAATAACCGATGA